GAATTAAAGTCTGCATTCTTTTCGCAGAAACTTCAATCCTGCCTAAATATGTTTTGGCTTTTGCCGAAATGTTTTGTTCGTCAAGGTCAGACAAGCGGCTGGCAAAAGTCTGAATTTTTCGAAGCGGTTCCTGCAAATCATGACTTGAGATATAAGCAAATGACTGCAGTTCGATATTCATATTAATAAGATCCCTGTTTTTAAGCTCTAATTGTGCAGTACGTTCAGAAACTTCTCTTTCAAGTTTGTCCGTAAAGTTTTTCTGATCCTGAATGTCTGTGCTGGTGCCTACCCACATTTGTATATTTCCATATTCGTCTTTCTGAGCTATTGCCCGGCTTAACTGCCATCTGTATTCACCGTCATAACGCCTGAAACGGTGTTCTAACAAAAAATCGTTACCGGTTTTTACAGCCTCCATCCAGCTATTGATATTTTCTTTCTGGTCATCAGGATGTACAATTTGAATCCATCCCTGTTCTTTTAAATCATCTATAAATAACCCCGTGTATTTATAAACAGATTTATTAAAGTAATTCACGTTGCCCGATGGGTCGCTGGTCCATATGTGTTGAGGCATGGAATCTGCAAGAAGTCTGAATTTTTCCTCACTTTTCATTAAGGTTTGATGGCTGTTTTTTTCATCGGTAATATCTAAAACAGTTCCGAGCATTTTAGTAATATTTTTATTTTCATCAAAAAAGAGTTTACCGTGAACTCTGATCCAGCACACTTCAGCGTCTGGTTTGATGATCCTGCACTCATATTTATAAATACCTGTCTGAAGTGCAAGTCCGAATGCTTTTTTCAAAACAGCGAGATCGTCTTTATGTATCTGTCTTTTAATTTTTTGGCGTGTTATTACGCTGCCTTTTTCCTGTCCGAAAATTTGAGGTAAATTTTCAGAATAAATAATGTTGTCTGTTAAAAAATCTAAATCCCAGGTAGCAATTTCGGCAATTTCAATAGCCAGTCTTGTTCTTTGCTCAGCGACTTCTACTTTTTTGCGGGCTTCCACTTTATTTGTCACATCATAAACAGTAATCATTATGCCGTTTACCGTCCCATTTTTTTCAAAAAGAGGAGTATATTGATAATCGAGATAAAATTTTTCCAGTTTTTCTTTCTGTTGAATGTAAGCTATTGATTCATTTTCACGAATTGTTATTCCTTTAGAAAGGACATCATTTAAGAGTTCGGGATATTTTTGATCCAATAGTTCAGGGAATACCTCCAGAATAGGTTTCCCAATGGTTTCATCTGTCTTTCTTTGCCAGATTTTTTCCATCATTGCATCATTAGCTATTTCAATGACATGGTTTTTTCCCCTGAAGATCGTCATGGCTAGCGGTGATTCCATTACAAATTTCCGGAATGCTTTTTCACTTTCTGCCAAAAGATGACGTGATTTTACAGCTTCTGTTACTTCATAGCAAACAGTAATAACACCGGTAATCTCATCATTTTCTTCCCTTAAAGGATAGAAAACCAAATTAAAATAACCTAATTCTTCCTTGCCATGACGGTTTAAAGTTACCGCAAGTTCATCCGTATAATAAGGTGTTCCATCGTTATAAACTTTTGAAAGTAAAGGATAAACTGTTTTTCTTGCTTCCGGGACTGCTTCAAAAAGCGGCTTTTCCAGAATTTCATCCTTGCTTTTATCGATAATCTTAAGGTAGGTGTCGTTTGCTGTTTCTACTACTAAATCGCTTCCTTTTAAAATTGCGATTCCAACAGGAACCTGTTTTATAGTATTCCTGAATTTTTTTTCACTTTCTTCTACTTTATTTCGGGCACAAACCTGTGTAGTAACATCATTTGCAATAGCTACAATTCCTGAGATAGTTCCGTCAGGCTCTTTTAAAGGTTCATAAACAACATTTATAAAAGTGTTTTCAATCTTACCATTTCTTGTTAACCGTACCGGGAGTTCATAATCCCTGAAAGTTTCACCATTTGTATATACGTTGTCCAAAATAGCTTCTAGTCCCTGACCTGCAGCTTCCGGAAGTGCCTCAAAAATAGGTCTGTTTATAACTTCATGTTCCTTTCTTTCCCAAATTTCCAGCATACGTTCATTGGCTATTTCAACAACATATTCCTTGCCTCTAAAAATACACATTGCATTTGGTGTCTGAAGAATGTTATTAAGATAACGTTTGTTGCTTTCTTCTAATTTTTTGACCAGGTTGACCTTGTCTGTTGTTTCATTGCAAATAACTAAAACACCTGTCGGTTTACCTACTTCGTCGTTAACCGGGCTGTAACTGAAAGTCCAGTATACATCTTCCATTTTTCCGTTTCTGTAAATGGGCAGCAATTGATCTTCATGCCAGGTTGCTTCTCCATTTATGAGCACATTGTCAATAAGAGGTTTTATGAAATCCCAGATTTCAGGCCAGAAATCAGCTCCTTTCTCACCTAAAATAAAAGGATGTTTTCCCTCGTTTCCGAGGCTTGGGCGATATGCATCATTATAAAAACAAATATGTTCAGGTCCCCAGAATAAAAACATAGGGAATTTCGAATTTAAAAGTATGCCAAGTGTTGTTTTTAGACTTTGTGGCCATGTCTCAACAGGACCAACTAAACTTTTACTCCAGTCTTTAGCCCTTGTTAATTCTCCCATTTCCCCGCCTTTTGCCAGGAAATCCTGATTTATGTGAATCATTTTTAATTGAATATTATAAAAAAAAGAGATGATGCTTAGAATCAATAAATGTAGTGATTTATAAATAAATTCTTAGGCCATAAAGTTCTTAAAATTGTACTTTTTGCATTTTTAACAGATCATCTGAATGAGATAAAAAAAAAATTTTTTGAGTTAAAACGTCGGTTTTAAAAGGATGAACTTTGCTAAGTAAGGTTTGGGAAACTTTAAAATAAATCAAATAATTCAAATTGCCATGAAGAACGAACTTTCAAAACACGAATTAGAATATCTTGATGAATATCAAAAAAAAGGATATTGCTGTAATTTTTTATTTCAGGACGGAACCCTTTTAGAAACCGAATCGAAATATTCTTATCAGCCTGAAGAAATTTTTATTGTTGCCCATCACCGATATGAGGGAATGAGCAATCCTGAAGATATGTCGATTTTATATGTTATAGAAACAGGAGATGAAAAAAAAGGAACTTATTTATTAGGATATGGACCTGCTGGAGATTTAGAAGCGGCTGAATTTTTTAAAGACATACCAGAAAAAAATTATTCGGCTAATGCTGATATACAAAAGCTCACTTAAAAGTAATTTTAGATTTATAGATAAATAGGTTAAGGATTTTTTTATTTTGCTGAAAAAACAGCTGTTTTGGACATTGTGTCTGGATCAGCTGTTTTTGTTTTTGCACGAATTTACATAAAGTATTAATTATGAAAGTTGTACGAAAAATTATATAACACTAAATGTTTGTAGTTGGACGAAATTTGAATTGTTCAAAAGAAGATGATTATGTAATAGTTAAAAATTTGAACACTTAATTATTTGAACTTTTAATTATTATCAAATGAAAAAACTTTACTTAAATACAGGCGGGATTAATACCATTTTTAACGATCTTAAAGATAGTCTTAATGGAACTTTGACTTTAGAAAACAATCAATACAACTTAAAAGTTAAGTCCAAAAATGCAAACGGAACTATAAGCGGTATTACGCTTAATAAACAAATTTCATACATTCAGTTTGATATTGTTTTTAATGAAGATATTGAATTGAGTATGGAGTCATTTGCTAATTCACCAATTCTGTTTACGTATTGTTTTGAAGGCAATGTCACACATAGCTTCGGGATTAACGGCGAAAGAAAAATAATAAAACCGAATCAAACAGGTATCATACGAAATACTTCCAATATTAATAGTGTTTTGTATTTTGAAGGGTATAAACATATAAAGTTTGCCATGATTTGTAATAATACCTATCATGCAGCAGTATCTGAAAACAGCAAATTGTTTTTAGATTTAAAAAACAGATTTGTAAGCAAGTCAGGGAGTTATATCTATGTGGGGCAGCAAAATTCAAAAGTTACTGAAAAAATTAAAGAGTTCAATGCTCTTCCTCAAAAAGGAATCGTTAAGAACCTCTTGAAATATCGAATTTTAGAAAATATCCTGCAAATTGAACTTGACCAGCATACTTATGGATATAGAAAAAATATACAGCCAATTTTATCATTGGCAAACAGACAAATAGTAGAGCTAAAAAGGGTTTCGAACTTTAATGTTCTTGAAATATTCTCAGGAGCCGGTTTATCAGGACGAAATTATTTTCCAAGATTATTAAAAGAAAAATATCATTTGCCCTTTAATAAATCATACAATCAAAAACTAGTTAGCTAATAAGCCTTATATATTGAAAAAAAACAGCTTTTACCAAAGCTGTTTTTTTTATTACAGAGTTTACGATTATTGTTCTTTTTCGTAGTAAATTAGAAAATAAACCATAATTAAATTTAAAAATAAAGAAACGCTATTCGTAACGATTATAGGTAAATCTTTTTTCAAAATCCCGTAAACAACCCATATAGCGATTCCAAATGTCAGGACGCCAAAGGTAAGCAGTGAAATTTGTTTTACCTTTTTTGTTTTCCAGACTTTTATAATTTGCGGAATTACCGAAATGGTTACGCAAATACCCGCAAAAAGACCAATCACATCAATATAATTCATAATTTTGATTTTTTAGTTAGCCTCCTACAAGTTCACCGCCGTTAATGTGAATAAATTGGCCGGTTATATAACTACTATCCTCAGAAGCTAAAAAAACATAAGCCGGACCAACTTCAGAAGGCTGACCTGCACGCTCCATTGGATTGTCTTTTCCAAAATCAGAAACCTTATCGAATGTTGCAACAATCAACGGTGTCCAGATAGGTCCGGGAGCCACTCCGTTAACCCTGATTTGTCTTTTTGCCAGCATAGTTGATAATGATCTGGTAAAAGTTAGAATGGCACCTTTTGTACTCGAATAATCCAAAAGATGTTCGCTTCCTCTGTAAGCCGTAACCGAACTTGTATTTATAATGCTGTCACCTTTATCTAAAAAAGGTAAAGCGGCTTTAGTTATATAAAAATAGGGGTAAATGTTGGTCTCGAATGTTTTTTGAAGTTGTGCTGCAGTAATCTTTTCAAGTTCATTCTGAGGAAACTGAACTGCTGCGTTGTTTACAATTATGTTTATTTTACTAAAAGTTTTTACACAGCTTTTTATGGCGCTTTTACAGAATTTTTCATCTTTCAGATCACCGCTTATTAACAGGCATTGCTGGCCTTCTTTCTCAATAAGCTCTTTTGTTTTTTGAGCATCTTTGTCTTCATTCAGGTAAACAATTGCAATATTTGCGCCCTCCCTGGCAAAATGTACAGCAACACTTCGTCCGATTCCGCTGTCACCTCCTGTTATAAAGGCTACTTTTCCCAAAAGTTTTCCGCTTCCGTTATAATTTTCTTTAATAATTTCTGGTTCAGGGTTCATTAAATATTCGTTGCCGGGCAAATCTTGTTTTTGTTCAGGAAATGTTTTTATCTTTTTCATAACTCATTGTTTTTTACATACTATCTACTAAAATAGCCCTAAACCCCAGTAAGTATTGACTTAAAAGAATTTTAGATTGTCGCAAAAGGTGTTTTGATTTATAAATAATATCAATATGGGAATTATGTAATTAATATCTTTTTAAATAAAAAAAGTGTTAATTTTTTTTTAGATATATTTGAGGTTTTATAAAATTTAACTTAGAAGTAAATTTTCAAAATTTACAGTAACTATAACACTTTAGCTTACAAATAGATGGTATTAATTGTAGACGATATAAAGGCAAATATACTTGCCCTAAAAAAAACTTTAGAGCTGCATAATATCGATGTAGACACCGCAGAATCAGGTGAAGAGGCGTTAAAGAAAATTTTACAGATAAATTATTCCCTCATCATAATGGATGTTCAGATGCCTGGACTGGATGGTTTTGAGGTAGTGAAAATCCTTTCCGGAAACAAAAAAACAAAAGATATTCCTGTTATTTTTCTTTCAGCACTTAATATAGAAAAAAAATATATTTTTAAAGGTTATGAAACCGGTGCAGTAGAATATATTACGAAGCCGGTTGACTCTGATTTGCTGATTTTAAAAGTAAAAACATTCCTTAAGATTTACGAACAGCAGAATCAGTTAAAAGAGATGAAAGAGCTTCTGTCTAAAGAAATCAAAATTAGAAAAGAAGCTCAGGATAACCTGGAAATAAAAATTACAGAAAGAACCAAAGAATTAATAATAAAGAATGAAGAACTGGAACTTAAAAATCATGAACTTCAGCAGTTTGCATGGGTAGTTTCACATGATTTGAATGAGCCAATCCGAAAGATTCAGATTTTTATTAAAATCATTAAAGATTTATATCTTGCCAAAGATGATAAAGCGGTTGATTATGTAAACCGAACTATTAAATCAGCTGAAAGAATGCAGACTTTAATTACTGATTTACTCGCTTATTCAAGATTATCTGCAAAAGTACAGCCTGAAAAAACAGATTTGAATGAAGTTTTGCAAGAAGTGCTTTCTGATTTTGATTATCTGATCGAGCGTAAAAATGCTACAATAAAAACTAATGTACTTCCCACAATTGATAGTATTCCGAGCCAGCTGAGGCAGGTTTTTCAAAATTTGATCGGAAATGCCCTTAAGTTTTCTAATAATAGCGAAAATCCAGTAATCGAAATCACTTCAGAATTGATTGAAACTAAAGATTTCGATGCAAGCCCTTCTCCAAACGGAAACTATTGCCGTATCACTGTAAAAGATAACGGAATTGGTTTTGATGAAATTTACCTGGACAGGATTTTTATCATTTTTCAGAGTCTGAATGATCGTCAAAGTTATGAAGGAACAGGTATTGGGCTCGCTATAGCCAAGAAAATAATCGAAAAACATAACGGATTAATTACTGCCAAAAGCCAAATTGGCAAAGGGGCAAGCTTTATTATAGTTTTACCTTTAGAATATCAGGAAATAAAATAATTAATATAAAATAGCATTAGATTGAATCGCCATAAGAAGACATACTAACGATTTTATGCGAATTGCATTACAGGAAAAAGAGAAATATAACCAGCATATGAAACAAAACAACTTTAAAAGAAATTTATTAATCAGTTCATTAGTTTCTTTAATTATATTAATGATAAGCTCTACAGCTTCATTTTTAAGTATAAGAAGCCTTTTAAACAGCAACTACTGGGTAAACCACACTCAGGAAGTGATTTATAATCTTAACGAAGGAATATCAATACTTACCGATGCCCAGACGAGTATGCGGGGTTATTTAATAACCGGAAATGAACAGTTTCTGGACCATTACAATGATGCCGAAAAAAGATCGGATAAGATTTTTGGCATAATGGACGAACTTACACAAGATAATCCTTCCCAGCAAAGAAACCTAAAAGAAGTAAAGGAACGTACGAATGTTTTTTACAAATACCTTCACAACCTGGTAGTAAAAAAACGATTGGGCGGGCAAACTGCTACTTTTGATCTGAACGAAGGAAAAAAAATGATGGATGAACTTCGTGCATACTACAAAGGCATTGAAAATACTGAACAGGTACTTTTAAAGCAACGAAATGCTAATTCTCAGCGATATGGTAATTATAGTTTTATTTTAATTATTGCAGCTTTCATAATCGCTTTTATTATAACAATAATGTTCTTACTGCGTATTTTAAAAGATTATAATGAACGTTCTTTTCTTCAGGAAGAGTTAGAAAAAAAGGACAGGGAAACTGCCGAAAGAATTCACGCAATAAGTACAGTTGCATCTAATATTTCACAGGGAAATTACGATATAAGGGTCGATGATACAAAGTCTGATGCATTAGGCAGCGTTGGAGAGTCTTTAAACAGTATGGGGATTTCCTTAAAATCATCTTTTGATTTATTGTCTCAAAAAGAATGGCTGCAGACCGGTATTGCCCAGCTAAATAATGTGATGATTGGAGATAAGGAACTCGAAACACTATCGAAAGACGTTATTGAATTTTTGTGTCAATATACGAAAAGCAGTGCTGGCGTTATTTATTCAACAGAAGGGGATGAATTGTATGCAATTTCGGGCTACAGTTATCTTCCCAACAAAAGCAGGGAACACATCAAAAAGGGAGAGGGATTGATTGGGCAATGCGTGGCTTCAAGAAAAATACTGGAATTAAAATCATTTTCTGAAAATGATGTTCAGATTACCTATGCCCTTGGTGAAATAAAACCTAAACATATTGTTGCTGTCCCTTTAATTGATACCAAAATTGAAGGTGCTTTTGAATTAGCAAATGTAAAAGAGTTTACTGCAATTGATTTAGAATTTCTACAGACTGTTTCCAATAATATAGCGATTGCCATAAAATCAACCCAAAACAGAAAACGTGTTTTGGAACTTCTTGAGGAAACCCAGGCACAATCAGAAGAGTTAAGAATTCAGCATAGTGAACTCGAAGCTATGAACGCCGAATTGGAAACCCAGACTGAAAAGCTACAGGCTTCAGAAGAAGAATTAAGGGTGCAGCAGGAAGAGCTGGAACAAACCAATGAAGAGTTATCAGAACGAAGTGTGTTATTAGAAGAAAGAAATACTGAAATTCAGAAAAAATCTGAAGCACTGGAACTTACTACCCGCTACAAGTCGGAGTTTTTGGCCAATATGTCACATGAGTTAAGGACTCCTTTGAATTCTATTTTGCTCTTAAGTCGTTTATTATCTGAGAATAATAACAAAAGCATGAATTCTGAAGAAATTGAGTTTGCTAAAGTGATCCAGAGTTCAGGCAATAGTTTGCTAGGCTTAATTGATGAAATACTGGATTTATCTAAAATTGAAGCCGGTAAAATGGAGCTGGAGTTTTTAGATGTTTCGACCAAAGAAATAACAGACAATCTGTCAAGTTTATTTTCGGTAGTAGCAAAAGAAAAAAAGATAGACTTTGAAATCATCGCCAAAGATGCGCCTGTAGTTATAAAAACCGACAAAATGCGTTTGGAGCAAATCCTTAAAAATCTAATTTCAAATGCGATTAAATTTACAGAAAAAGGATCTGTAAGCTTAGAAATTAAGTTGAATGACGACGATGATAAAATAATCTGTTTTATTGTAAAAGATACCGGAATCGGAATTCCATTGGATAAGCAGCCATTGATTTTTGAAGCTTTCCAACAGGCAGACGGATCTACGAAAAGAAAATATGGCGGAACCGGTTTAGGCCTTTCAATAAGCAGGGAACTGGCCAAATTGCTTAAAGGAGAAATTATCTTGCATAGTAAAGTAAACGAGGGAAGTACTTTTACCTTATGCCTTCCTGTTTTTGGTTCTGAAATGAAAAAGGTAACAGTCGAAAAAACAACTGCAATAGAAATTGAGCCAAATGAAATTCCTGATGCGGAAAATCAAAAATACAATTATATCAGTACTGTTATCCCGGATGAAATTGAAGATGACCGAAATTCTATTTCACAAGATGATAAAGTTATTTTAATTGTTGAAGACGATATTAATTTTGCAAAATCATTATTGAGCTTCACCAGGGAAAAAGGATATAAAGGAATCGTTGCTGTACGAGGGGATTATGCATTAAATTTTGCGTTAATATACAAACCAATTGGTGTTTTACTTGATATAGAGTTGCCTGTAAAAAGCGGATGGGAGATTTTAGAAGAGCTTAAAAATAACTCGCAGACCAAACATATTCCGGTTCATATTATGTCATCGCATAAGCTGAAGCAGGAGAGCTTACTAAAAGGAGCGGTTGATTTTCTGGACAAACCTGTCGCGTTTGAAAAAATTCCGGAAGTTTTCATGCGAATAGAGCATATTATCAGTAAAGAAGCGCAAAAAGTACTGATTATTGAGGATAACCCTAAACATGCCAAAGCTTTGGCTTACTTTTTAGGAAGTAATAATATCAATTCTGAAATTAAAAGTGAAGTTTCTGAAGGATTAAAAGCACTCAATAAAAGTGAAATAGACTGCGTAATTTTAGATATGGGAATTCCTGATAAACAGGCTTATGAAATTCTGGATGGCGTTAAGAAAAGTCCGGGCTTGGAAAATCTTCCTGTAATTGTATTTACCGGAAAAAGCTTGTCCCTTAAAGAAGAAGTAAAAATTAAAAAATATGCCGATTCTATAATCGTAAAAACGGCGCATTCATATCAGAGAATGCTGGACGAGGTATCTCTGTTCCTGCATTTGGTTGAAGAAAATAAAGGTTCGGAAGGCAAAAAGCAAAGCCATAAGAAACTGAATTTACTTAATAATATTTTATTTGATAAAACGGTTTTAATTGTAGATGATGATGTTCGTAATATTTATTCGCTGACAAAAGCGCTTGAAGTCTTTAAAATGAATGTAATAACTGCATTTGATGGTAAGGAAGCTATTAAAATGCTTGAAGACAATCCAAATACAGACATCGTTTTACTGGACATGATGATGCCAAATATGGATGGGTATGAAACAGCAGAAAAAATACGAAGCAATCCAAAGCATTTAACTTTGCCATTAATTGCCGTTACAGCAAAAGCTATGACTGGAGACCGGGAAAAATGTATCAGGGCAGGAGCTTCAGATTATATCACGAAGCCAGTAGATATTGACCAGCTGCTTTCATTGCTGCGAGTATGGCTGTATGATAAAGTTTAATTAAAAAGTAAAAATATGCATAAAAAAAGGGTTTTGATTGTGGATGATGATTCCAGAAATATTTTTGCTTTAGAAAATACGCTCCGTGCCAAATCATTTGAGTGTTTATCATGCCTGAGCGCTGAAGAAGCTTTAAAAATATTAAATTCGGATGAAAATATAGATGCTGTTTTAATTGATATGATGATGCCTGAAATGGATGGCTATGACGCCATTCCTTTGATAAAGAATATACCTTCGCACGAATCAACTTTTGTTGTAGCTGTGACGGCTCAGGCTATGAATGGAGATAAAGAAAAATGTTTGGAGGCTGGTGCAGATGATTATATTTCTAAACCGGTCGATGTGGATAAATTGCTTTTGATGTTAAGCAGAATTTAAAATTTTATGATAGAAGATATCGAATTAGAAACCTTTATAAATGAAGTGTATGAATATTATGGTTTTGATTTTGGTAGTTATTCAAGAGCTTCTTTAAAAAGACGTGTAAACAGGATATATCAACTGGATGGATTTATTCATTTTGGTGAATTTTTATCTAAGGTCAGATACAATCCTGACTATTTCAAGCATGTTATTGATGAAATTACAGTAAATGTTACCGAAATGTTTCGGGATCCTGCTTTTTATACTGTAATCCGTAATCAGGTTCTGCCTTTATTAGGTACAAAACCTTTTATTCGTTTATGGCATGCAGGATGTTCTACAGGTGAAGAAGTGTATTCTATGGCCATTTTATTAAAGGAAGCAGGATTACTGCATAAATCCCTAATTTATGCTACAGATATAAATGCAAAGGTCCTTGATTCAGCCAAAAAAGGAATCTTTCCATTGAGAATGATGAAGGAGTATTCAGAGAATTATCGCGATTCAGGAGGAAAAGAAGATTTTTCGAGTTATTATACTGCCAATTATGGTATTGCAAAATTTAATGAAGAACTATCCCAAAAAATGGTTTTTTCACAGCATAATTTAGTTTCTGATACTTCATTTAATGAATTTGATATAATTTTTTGCCGCAATGTCCTGATTTATTTTGATAATGATTTACAAAAAAGGGCAATTAGCTTATTTGATGATAGTCTGGCGATTTTGGGATTTTTAGCTTTGGGTACAAAAGAAACCATAAAGTATTCCATATCTCCGGGCAAGTATAAACAATTAGATAAGGAAAAAATATGGAGAAAAATCAAGTAAATCCAGATTTTAAAGTTGTAATTATAGGAGGCTCAGCCGGAAGTTTAAATGCGCTAATGCAAATCTTACCGCAGTTGTCTGTTATAAAATCTTTTGCTATTGTAATTGTTGTGCATCGGAAAAGTACAGATGAGCAAACTTTTGAAGAACTGATTGAAATAAAATCACCTGTTAAAGTAAAAAAGGTTGAAGATAAAGTAGCCTTAATACCCGCATTTATTTATATAGCCCCGTCAAATTATCATTTGTTATTTGAAAAAAACCACACGCTGTCACTTGATACTTCTGAAAAAGTAAATTACAGCAGACCAAGTATTGATGTGTCGTTTGAGTCAGCTGCTGAGGTATATAAAGAACAGCTAATAGGGATTTTATTATCTGGTTCAAATTCCGATGGCACAGAAGGATTAAAAGCGATTAAAAGTCAAGGCGGAACTATAATTGTCCAGAATCCGGATTCAGCTGATATGCCTTTTATGCCTAATCACGCTATCCAGAATACAGTTCCAGATTATGTTTTAAATATTCATGAAATTCTTCAGTTTATTCTTTCAATTGATAAGTAAGTTTAATTATTTTAGTAGTTTGAAAAAGTAAAACTATAAAAATATTGACTTAATGAATTCACCTGTTTATGTTCTCGGTACCGGACTTTCGCACAACGGATCGGCAGTTTTACTAAAAGATGGACGTGTTTGTGTGGGCATTGAAAAAGAAAGGTTAAGCCGAATCAAACATGATGGGGGAAATGATAACCTCGCAATCCAGTATTGCCTGGATGCGGAAGGGATTCAGCTAAAAGATATTTCGCTTGTAGTACAGTGTGCCAATTTCGAAATCCCGAATCGCAATCAATTTAAAGGAAAAAGACTTTTTGCAGCAGTACCAGATTTGAAAATTGTTGATATTTCGCATCATCTGGCTCATGCCTACAGTGCTGTTGGAACCTGCCCTTTTTCAGAATGTGCCGTAATGGTTATTGATGGCTGCGGGAGTCCTCTTGAACAGTTTCTAAGATTGCATCCTGAACAAAAACAATATATAAACCCTGAATTTCTTGATGGAGTTGAGATGTTGTGTGAAAAAGACAGTTTTTACCATTTTGATGGGCAAAAATTAACGCCTTTGATTAAGGATTTTAGTAAAATGGCTGAAAAGTCAGGCGGTTTGTTTTCACTCCGGACCACACAGCATTCTATAGGAGGATTTTATGCAGCTGTGAGTTATTACGTATTTGGGGATATGGATGATGTGGGCAAATTAATGGGACTTGCACCATTTGGAAAATCAGGAATTTTTGATTTTGAAGCTTTTGAATTTAAATCAGGAAATCTGTTTGTAAATGAAGACTGGAAAAATCAGTTTACAAATCCTTCAAAAGGGTATGAGTATTTCAAAAACAACTTTGAGTATTACGCCAATGTGGCTAAATGGGCTCAGAAACAGGTCGAAAATGCAGTTTTACAATGTATTTATAACCGACTGGCAAAATTTCCTCATAAAAATCTATGTTATTCCGGAGGGGTTGCGCTTAATGCCGTAGCCAATGCCAAACTGCAGGATAGCAAAATAGCTGAAAATATTTATTTTGAACCCGCTGCCGCAGATAATGGGCTCGCTTTAGGCTGTGCATTTTATGGCTGGCTGGAATATTTAAATATGCCGAAAGTTCCTCATGACGGAAATACATGCTTTGGCAAAATGTATAGTAATCCTGAAATTGAGTCAGCATTTGAAAAGTCCGAATATAAAAAATACAATCCTAAAAAGTTTTCTAATGAAGATGATTTGGTAAATTATTGTG
The Flavobacterium flavigenum genome window above contains:
- a CDS encoding carbamoyltransferase family protein; translated protein: MNSPVYVLGTGLSHNGSAVLLKDGRVCVGIEKERLSRIKHDGGNDNLAIQYCLDAEGIQLKDISLVVQCANFEIPNRNQFKGKRLFAAVPDLKIVDISHHLAHAYSAVGTCPFSECAVMVIDGCGSPLEQFLRLHPEQKQYINPEFLDGVEMLCEKDSFYHFDGQKLTPLIKDFSKMAEKSGGLFSLRTTQHSIGGFYAAVSYYVFGDMDDVGKLMGLAPFGKSGIFDFEAFEFKSGNLFVNEDWKNQFTNPSKGYEYFKNNFEYYANVAKWAQKQVENAVLQCIYNRLAKFPHKNLCYSGGVALNAVANAKLQDSKIAENIYFEPAAADNGLALGCAFYGWLEYLNMPKVPHDGNTCFGKMYSNPEIESAFEKSEYKKYNPKKFSNEDDLVNYCAEKLNEGKTIAWFQSGSEFGPRSLGRRSILGHPGIEGMKDHINLKIKFREDFRPFAPAVLKDKVQEYFLYGRKSPYMILVDKTRPEHLENLKNVTHRDGSARVQTVEESWNPKFAKLLTAFYKQSGIPVLLNTSLNKKGMPIVETPEEALHLFEITALDILVMEDYVIEK